A region of Leishmania panamensis strain MHOM/PA/94/PSC-1 chromosome 33 sequence DNA encodes the following proteins:
- a CDS encoding lipase, putative (TriTrypDB/GeneDB-style sysID: LpmP.33.1550): MKRDWTTVAVIAAVLLAAVAHAGKQAMPYLYSEAYRSHNYARASYCTASTLLNWSCGSICNTIPGFKPYTTFYSSKYNTFGFAGVDTANQQIVLAFRGSNSATNWLYSLTFLFREYNTSSSCGKGCQVHLGFYASYLSLQSQVRAAVSELVTKFPDYQVLVTGHSLGGVLAVHAAVDLQEQFNSMRKPGKPVALYTLGAPRVGNPTFARWTAQILARGPHYRITHCRDPVPHLPPMSFGFLHAPTEVFYRTRANNSMVICNDSPVAESRKCSNNMLPISIMDHLKYFGESTDCSCDTCPGSRSIESQATMPKWLYARLIWEHLKSGGGMWSTATLQ, translated from the coding sequence ATGAAGCGCGATTGGACCACCGTTGCTGTGATtgcggctgtgctgctcgccgcaGTTGCTCATGCCGGCAAGCAGGCGATGCCGTACCTCTACTCGGAGGCTTACCGCAGTCATAACTACGCACGCGCGAGCTACTGTACGGCGTCAACGTTGCTGAATTGGTCATGCGGGTCTATCTGCAACACGATTCCCGGCTTTAAACCCTACACCACCTTTTACAGCTCCAAATACAACACCTTCGGCTTCGCTGGTGTGGATACCGCGAATCAGCAGATCGTTCTCGCCTTTCGCGGAAGCAACAGTGCAACTAACTGGCTGTACAGTCTCACCTTCCTCTTCAGGGAGTACAATACCTCTTCCAGCTGTGGCAAAGGATGTCAGGTGCACCTCGGCTTCTATGCTTCCTACCTGTCTCTGCAGTCGCAGGTGAGAGCGGCTGTGTCAGAGCTTGTGACCAAGTTTCCCGACTACCAGGTGCTCGTCACCGGCCACTCTCTCGGCGGCGTCCTCGCCGTTCACGCCGCGGTCGATCTGCAGGAACAGTTTAACAGCATGCGGAAGCCTGGGAAGCCCGTCGCGCTCTACACCCTTGGCGCCCCGCGCGTCGGCAACCCGACTTTCGCGAGGTGGACGGCGCAAATCCTGGCCCGTGGCCCGCACTACCGCATCACTCACTGTCGCGACCCCGTGCCTCACCTGCCCCCCATGAGTTTCGGCTTCTTACATGCGCCGACGGAGGTGTTCTATCGCACGAGGGCAAACAACAGTATGGTGATCTGCAACGACAGCCCGGTGGCTGAGTCGCGCAAGTGCAGCAATAATATGCTCCCCATTTCGATTATGGATCATCTTAAGTACTTTGGCGAAAGCACAGACTGCTCGTGCGATACCTGCCCGGGTTCGCGGTCCATCGAAAGTCAGGCCACAATGCCGAAGTGGCTGTACGCCCGCCTCATATGGGAACACCTCAAGAGTGGCGGCGGTATGTGGAGCacagcgacgctgcagtgA
- a CDS encoding RNA-binding protein, putative (TriTrypDB/GeneDB-style sysID: LpmP.33.1560), which translates to MTVNNGSNNNGERLGSGTARLFVGQLNFDATEHDLRQIFSFYGHVIHTNVLRDADGKSTGSGFVTFRVTDEADFAIMSMHDRYNMGREKPLQVSYCRRSERISAFGYEHAMKLREKNTTNPPPPQPTSS; encoded by the coding sequence ATGACAGTCAACAACGGCAGTAACAACAACGGCGAGAGGCTGGGTAGTGGCACCGCTCGCCTGTTTGTTGGTCAGCTGAACTTTGACGCCACCGAGCATGATCTCCGTCAGATCTTCTCCTTCTATGGCCACGTCATCCACACaaacgtgctgcgcgatgcggACGGCAAGAGCACCGGTAGTGGATTTGTCACCTTCCGCGTTACAGACGAGGCTGACTTCGCTATCATGTCTATGCACGATCGCTACAACATGGGCCGGGAGAAGCCGCTGCAGGTGTCctactgccgccgcagcgagcgCATCTCGGCGTTCGGGTACGAGCACGCAATGAAGCTGCGGGAGAAGAACACCACGAAcccgcctccaccgcagcCGACGTCATCGTGA